One segment of Marvinbryantia formatexigens DSM 14469 DNA contains the following:
- a CDS encoding ABC transporter permease, with protein MLLLIILPGVVYFAVFCYGPMYGILMAFKDYNISKGIWGSPWVGLKHFKELVNSVYFGRLVKNTFLLSIEQLLWSFPVPIAFALLLNEIRSKKFQRFAQTAAYLPHFVSVVVVVGILKDMLSSDGGVLTQFLSFFGVTPKNYFNLPEAFRPLYVGSGVWQEFGWNSIIYVAAIAGIDQQLYESAALDGAGRWKQLIHITLPSIAPTIILLLILNMGNMLNIGYEKVILMYNEATYSTADIFSTYVYRKGLLNAQYSFASAVGLANSVINVIILLCANFLAKKTTETSIF; from the coding sequence ATGCTGTTGTTGATTATCCTGCCTGGGGTAGTTTACTTTGCTGTCTTTTGTTATGGACCAATGTATGGCATTCTGATGGCATTTAAAGATTACAATATCTCAAAGGGGATATGGGGCAGTCCCTGGGTGGGGTTGAAGCATTTTAAAGAGCTTGTAAATTCTGTTTATTTTGGAAGGCTGGTGAAGAATACCTTTCTACTGAGTATTGAGCAGCTGCTCTGGTCCTTTCCGGTACCTATTGCCTTTGCTTTGTTGTTGAATGAGATACGGAGCAAAAAATTTCAGCGATTTGCCCAGACTGCGGCATATCTTCCGCATTTTGTTTCTGTGGTGGTGGTAGTGGGTATTCTAAAGGATATGCTTTCCTCTGATGGAGGCGTGCTGACTCAGTTTCTCTCTTTTTTTGGTGTGACACCGAAAAATTATTTTAATTTACCGGAGGCTTTCAGACCTTTGTATGTTGGTTCGGGCGTATGGCAGGAGTTTGGCTGGAATTCTATTATCTATGTAGCTGCTATTGCAGGAATCGACCAACAGCTTTATGAATCAGCAGCTCTGGATGGGGCGGGGCGATGGAAGCAGCTGATACATATTACACTTCCGTCTATTGCGCCAACTATCATTTTGCTGTTGATTTTAAATATGGGGAATATGTTGAATATAGGCTATGAAAAGGTTATTCTGATGTACAATGAAGCTACCTATTCCACAGCGGATATTTTTTCCACCTATGTATACAGGAAAGGATTATTGAACGCACAATACAGCTTTGCTTCTGCAGTGGGGCTGGCTAACTCGGTAATCAATGTCATTATTCTGCTGTGTGCAAATTTTCTTGCAAAAAAGACAACGGAAACGAGCATTTTCTGA
- a CDS encoding carbohydrate ABC transporter permease, which translates to MNKKGKIQRADILVTMMTVLIIIITLYPVIYVISMSFSDPNHVLAKDVYLFPKGFSLKAYKMILNNKTVLRSFGNTVWYTIVGTLISVTMTVSTAYPLSRKRFFLRKQLSFLMTLTMFVSGGLIPLYILVQKLHLYNTRWSVILPYIISAYNLIITRSFFESLPEEIADAAKIDGGTEWTIMTKVFIPLSKPIISVLTLFYGVGYWNSYFAPLIFLSNDKLQPIQLYLRGILLTSEMQSAGMGMDAVLMNEQMKYAVIVVACFPIMLLYPFIQKYFEKGVLIGAVK; encoded by the coding sequence ATGAACAAAAAAGGGAAAATACAGAGAGCGGATATTTTGGTGACGATGATGACGGTTCTGATAATAATTATTACTCTGTATCCGGTTATTTATGTAATCAGTATGTCTTTCAGTGACCCGAACCATGTGCTGGCAAAGGATGTATACCTTTTTCCTAAGGGGTTTTCATTAAAAGCATACAAAATGATTCTGAATAATAAAACAGTTCTACGTTCCTTTGGAAATACAGTATGGTATACAATTGTGGGAACGCTTATCAGTGTGACGATGACTGTGTCTACTGCCTATCCCCTGTCCAGAAAACGGTTTTTTCTGCGTAAACAGTTATCATTTTTGATGACGCTGACGATGTTTGTCAGTGGAGGACTGATTCCGCTCTATATTCTGGTACAGAAGCTACATCTCTACAATACAAGATGGTCTGTCATATTGCCTTATATTATCAGTGCCTATAATCTGATTATTACCCGCTCTTTTTTTGAGTCCCTGCCGGAGGAGATAGCGGATGCGGCTAAAATAGATGGGGGAACAGAGTGGACCATTATGACGAAAGTTTTTATTCCGCTTTCGAAGCCGATTATTTCTGTACTGACTTTATTTTATGGGGTGGGATACTGGAACAGCTATTTTGCGCCGCTGATTTTTCTGTCTAATGATAAATTACAGCCGATTCAGCTTTATCTGCGGGGCATTCTACTTACCAGCGAGATGCAGTCTGCCGGTATGGGGATGGATGCGGTGCTGATGAATGAACAGATGAAGTATGCCGTGATTGTGGTGGCTTGTTTCCCGATTATGCTTTTGTATCCTTTTATTCAGAAATATTTTGAGAAGGGTGTACTTATCGGGGCCGTAAAATAG